In Calditrichota bacterium, one genomic interval encodes:
- a CDS encoding threonylcarbamoyl-AMP synthase, translated as MGRCPARIVPVDPERPDMAIVSQAAGLIAAGGVVAYPTDTVYGLAADPYNEQAVEKIFAIKGRAAAKALTLILAGPEQLHALVAEIPKAAEILTEAFWPGPLTIVFPLAPQLHLPALRGSRTVAVRVPASALCRSLAHLCGGPITATSANLSGEPEPTHAAQVAAALGERLDLILDGGPSPLAVPSTLVDATAHPPVVLREGAIPAERIMAVLAEGRP; from the coding sequence ATGGGAAGATGCCCCGCCAGAATAGTGCCCGTCGACCCGGAACGACCGGACATGGCGATCGTTAGCCAGGCTGCAGGGCTCATTGCCGCCGGCGGGGTGGTCGCCTATCCCACTGACACCGTGTACGGACTTGCCGCCGACCCGTACAACGAGCAGGCTGTGGAGAAAATCTTTGCCATCAAAGGGAGGGCTGCGGCCAAGGCCCTCACCTTGATCCTGGCGGGTCCAGAGCAGCTGCATGCCCTGGTCGCCGAGATACCAAAGGCAGCGGAAATTCTCACAGAGGCCTTTTGGCCCGGCCCATTGACGATAGTGTTCCCGTTAGCTCCACAGCTGCACCTGCCAGCACTGCGCGGCAGTCGCACCGTGGCCGTACGGGTGCCCGCGAGCGCGCTCTGCCGCTCCTTAGCGCACCTCTGTGGGGGCCCGATAACCGCCACCAGCGCCAACCTCTCGGGGGAACCAGAACCCACTCATGCGGCGCAGGTTGCGGCAGCACTTGGCGAACGACTGGACCTGATTCTCGACGGTGGGCCCTCGCCGCTTGCCGTGCCCTCCACGCTCGTTGACGCAACTGCTCACCCGCCTGTGGTCCTCCGCGAAGGGGCAATACCGGCGGAACGCATCATGGCCGTGCTCGCGGAGGGCAGGCCGTGA
- a CDS encoding low molecular weight protein arginine phosphatase produces the protein MNKKLRILFVCSGNSCRSPMAQGMLRAKLPHNLSQRVTVKSAGTLGINGQPATALAIQVAREYGADLRNHLSQGLSEELTEWADLILVMERAHLEFIKKNYPAAAERTHLLRAYGRMSPVLNGDEDIPDPIGGSLATYRECAHLIATELDRILPLLTELVEAHEPGASGGVR, from the coding sequence GTGAACAAGAAGCTGCGCATCCTGTTCGTCTGTTCTGGGAATAGCTGCAGGAGTCCCATGGCCCAGGGCATGCTGCGCGCCAAGCTCCCCCACAATCTTTCCCAGCGGGTGACAGTCAAGTCGGCCGGCACCTTAGGTATCAACGGCCAGCCTGCTACGGCCCTGGCGATTCAGGTGGCCCGAGAGTACGGCGCGGACCTAAGGAACCACCTTTCGCAGGGGCTGAGTGAGGAGCTGACGGAATGGGCGGATCTCATCTTGGTGATGGAGAGAGCCCACCTCGAGTTCATCAAGAAAAACTACCCCGCGGCCGCCGAGAGAACTCACCTGCTCCGCGCGTATGGCCGCATGTCCCCTGTGCTGAACGGCGACGAGGACATCCCGGATCCCATTGGCGGCAGCCTGGCGACCTACCGGGAGTGCGCGCACCTCATTGCCACCGAGCTCGACCGCATTCTTCCCCTGCTCACCGAGCTGGTCGAGGCGCATGAACCCGGAGCAAGCGGAGGAGTCCGGTGA
- a CDS encoding glycosyltransferase family 9 protein: protein MSRTAQKRFLVVRTDRLGDLILSLPVLSALKQAYPGCVVGLLVAAQTAPLVEGHPDVDILLTDDPHTEHRGIRGWARLVGQLRMGRFDTAILLHPTLRLALALTAARIPQRLGTAYRAYSLLFTHRVPVHRKGVARHELDLNFDLLSPIAPRPAQVAFNIPVTEEARAHVRHLLAPLRSRHAGKLVVIHPGSGGSARDWPLEHFARLADELTRQLNATVVVTGSAQESQLVDRLWQLCQQKPFRLDGRTSLKELAALLGEADLVVSNSTGPLHLAVAVGTEVIGFYCRIRACAPERWGPYGRPDSVLTPEVEPCERCTGARCPDWDCMSSISVEQALALAARKMNEPHAP from the coding sequence GTGAGTAGGACCGCACAAAAGAGGTTCTTGGTGGTTCGGACTGACCGGCTGGGTGACCTCATCCTCTCGTTGCCTGTTCTCTCTGCGCTCAAACAGGCCTATCCAGGGTGCGTCGTCGGGCTGCTGGTTGCGGCGCAGACTGCTCCCCTGGTTGAAGGCCACCCCGACGTCGATATCCTTTTGACGGACGATCCGCACACCGAACACCGCGGGATACGCGGCTGGGCACGACTGGTGGGCCAGTTGCGCATGGGCCGATTCGACACTGCCATCCTGCTCCATCCCACTCTGCGCCTGGCCTTGGCACTGACCGCAGCCCGCATCCCGCAGCGGCTGGGCACTGCCTACCGCGCCTACTCGCTCCTCTTTACGCATCGTGTGCCGGTGCACCGCAAGGGGGTCGCACGGCACGAGCTCGACCTAAACTTCGACCTCCTCTCTCCGATCGCACCGCGACCAGCACAAGTGGCGTTCAACATTCCTGTCACTGAGGAAGCCAGGGCTCATGTGCGACACCTCCTTGCCCCGCTCCGATCCCGGCATGCAGGCAAGTTGGTGGTGATTCACCCGGGCAGTGGTGGCTCGGCGCGCGATTGGCCTCTGGAGCATTTTGCCCGCTTGGCAGATGAGCTGACCAGGCAACTCAACGCCACTGTCGTCGTCACCGGCAGCGCCCAGGAGTCGCAGCTTGTGGACCGCCTGTGGCAACTCTGCCAACAGAAACCTTTCCGGTTGGATGGCCGTACAAGTCTCAAAGAACTGGCAGCCCTGTTGGGCGAAGCAGACCTGGTAGTGAGCAACAGCACTGGCCCCTTGCACTTGGCGGTGGCAGTTGGCACAGAGGTCATCGGCTTCTACTGCCGCATTAGGGCGTGTGCTCCGGAGCGCTGGGGACCTTATGGTCGCCCCGACTCCGTGTTGACCCCGGAAGTAGAGCCATGCGAGCGCTGTACCGGTGCGCGTTGCCCTGATTGGGACTGCATGAGCAGCATCAGCGTGGAACAAGCCCTCGCCCTGGCGGCACGCAAAATGAATGAGCCTCACGCTCCGTAG